The stretch of DNA ggctttattactattgatgggatcgggctgcacgccgcagcaggcaccatacaatgctgagtgactaATTGTGCTGagggattgagcatgatgagtaggAGTGCGAGACTGggatattgagtactctgagagtgtgagtgcatGAGTTTAttactgtgatgcattgcattgatATGTAtacttgacatatatatatatatatatatagatgcattttctcatgctacACGGTAttatgacattcatgacttcacatgcacattgacatgtaggcatagaggtgtactttcctcatgctatttgagaTTGAAATAtcatatctgttgttgaaagttttaggaaaaatcacaattttctgaTACGCTcacattttggtgatttcggtgaaagatttggggttttactattatacctgaaaagcatgcctattttccgtaactgtgaattagctgagcatcatatctttgggTTATTACTTGCACtgttttatttatattgttacgagttgttcctGGCTGTTTGTGTTGGACTCTGAcagttgtccaagctcgtcacaaattttaacctaaggttatgtttgctacttattgagtacatggggtcggttatactcatactacaccgctacaccttgcgtgcagattttggatgttgatattgctgtgtatggcgggagctggcattgaaggtGTACATGCGTTCTGgtcatagttgcctcttgttcttggtagctttagaattattaatatgttcatgtatattttaaatacatgatgtatttatttcataccagctttctaaactctaaatcttagaagctcataatttgtactaccagtccttgggattttgtataaaactcagttattttatcatttattttctcagttaaatctcattgaattggattgttgttaatttgcttacctagcgggttgggttaggtgccatcacgactagtcgaattttgggtcgtgacagagataTACTTGCTCTCCGGATATAGCTGCCACttatccttggtagctttagttttgtaatttgtttaagtatatttcgaacagatggtgtatttatttcataccaactttgtaaattctaagtcttagaagtttataatttgtactaccaatccttgggatttgTATATAGAACTTTAGATATTTCGTTTAATGAGTTCATATTTATCCTCTTTGAAAATTGTGAAATTGTTGTTTGATTTATCTAGCAggttgggttaagtgccatcacgactagtggattttgcgTCGTAACATTTTTTTAAATACTTTTTGCCAATTTAGaaactatataaaaaataataaatataattttagtaATTAAAGATATTTAAAAATGTTTGGAAACTTCAtggtaaaaaaaaagaagaaggttcaACTTCCCAATAATAAGCCTCGTAAAATAGGGTAGAGCGAGTAAAACAGATTTAACAAAAAGGTCTTCAATCTTTTTATTTCCAGATAAATCAAGTAGGTGGCTGGACATAAGGTAAGCAAATCATAGCTCTAATACATGTAATCTCTCAGATTTAATTCTTGTGTAACAAACTTATGGGCAGAAAGTAATCAAATAGTCAGCTCCAGTACATGTAAATGTGCTAGTTGCATCATCATAAGCATAACTATAAGCTTGAGGACACAGATGTTTGAATTGTAAAGAGTATTTCGTTGGTTTGCAAGTTTGTGGAGAACTATATGGACCAGTGCAACAATATTGTGGCTGTTGAAATGCCAGGCATGCACTTTTGCACCCAATGACACCACCATCTGGATCTTTTACTGCTAACTCATCTGGACATCCGTGATTATTGATATCAACTGGACAACTTGTTGAGTTGCAATCAACTCTATTTTGAGGGACAATAGAGACTGGTAAATTAAAACCATCGACCAAGCTAATATCATAAAAGTCTTTGCCTCCAAACCCTGCTAATGTGAATTCGACAAGGGATGCTGGTGGAGCTGCACCGTTACCGTTGCAAGTTACTTGGCCACTCCCACAATCTCCACTACGACAAGTGAATTTTCCAGTCGCATCATTCGAGCAAACGAATCTTGCCCATACTCTTCCTGACCATGAATTTGGTACCTGAAGAGTTTGTGAAGCTTGTGATGCTAATTCAAATCCTGTTAGCAATTGGGGTCCTTGACCAGTAAGTGTAGCTGGCCAAATTGTGTAAGGgcaattattttttattatgaaGTTGGCTGCATAAGATCCTGCAATATTAACAGTGTAAACATTAGCGTAAACAGAAACACTATTTTACAAATCTAATGCACAACCTAAATGTTCTTTTCCCACGTTCTCCCCTTCAATAATggaaagaggaaaagaaaagatTGAATTGATGTAAAGCCTTGCAAACAACATGCTATAGGGATTGACTGCTTTGTGATACTAATTAAAAAAGGAAACTAAAGTAGATTGGCTAATTGAGTTAAAGGTTAGGAAAAAAGAGTAAGATTACCCTGGAGGAAGAACATAAAAAAGATAACACTCATGGAGAATGTTACGGCCATTGTTGAATGCTTTGGTCAAAGATTTTATTGTATAAAATGAAAAATAGACATTGGTCTGAGTTTATATAGGAAATTTTGGAACAGAAGTCAAAGAAGAAATTTGTTTAAGAAATTACTGGTCATCCTTACTTTGTCTTAAGGTAACGTAGTACTTAATAAATCCGATCTGCGATTCTGTCCGTTACATAATTGGCAAGAACATAAGGTGACTTAGCAAAATAAGTGTTAATGCTACATCTGACCTTGGTCCTTTCTGTTGACATAATAAATGCAATTTTATTTTGAGTAATAACATTTCTAGTATTGCAAGTGCAGCAAATCTTATATTTCACACCATTCACAAGATCAAGTTACGAGATTATCTATATctaaatctatatctatattatcaTAAAATTACAAATATTAAGAAGCTAAATATTGAACGACAAAAATATTCTCAAAATATTAATTGGCTTTTATACCTTAATAATTTATTatgtgtaaaagcacgaagaacCTTAACGAAATATCATTCgtctttttttaccttttataaatAGGTTTAGGCAGAATAGCCTAATAGATACCTCTACTTGTTCGGTTTTGACATCCCGGTCCCCATACTTGGAGATGGTGGTGGATTTGGGGGTTTAAAAGATGGTGGATTTTCTAGTGACTTGATTTAGGAGATGGGATATTTATTTTTCACTGATTTGAAGGTTCTTGTTTACTAATTTAAAGGTCGACTATACAGAGGAGTTGGGTTTTTGACATTATTTTCGGAAagtaagaaagagagaaaaatggAGGAGGGGTCGCTATggatttttcggttatttttcaGGGGTCGTTGTCACGTatgatcttttttttttcttctgaagGTATCATGTGGAGAATTTTACACATATTAAATTggatacttttattatatttgatttcaATAAAAATGAACAAAATGAAATGTTCAATGGATTTCTATGGAAAATCGGCTGATTTGGTTTTGCAAACATTAAGAAAGAGAAATGATGGATTTTGGTTCAGAATTGAAAGGGATATGAGATGATGAATTTTGGTTCTCAAATAGAGagttatgttaaggctaagcccttccttcattttggcataatctcgtaactacatgtgtttgataatgaggcataaagagaagttcatactcccgaatttatatacattatcctagttacataagttacagtattctcccttatcgagactttagattcaattgagtattgtctttttccagtcaagagagtagagggtctatatatatacagtattacaatatgttcaccaccatcgagctataatcgaggggcaggcccctattgggcaacctcttattagatggaaagttatataccgagcctactgcggtcgagtgcctatgagcgagcccagcatggaagagatacagagcctagtatggacgagcgcctatgagcgagcctactacggcggagcagttacacgttctgaaccttatagggccgaacatctattttatttactatattgagatagttgagtcagtatcactaggcaagtatatctccagatcatctttgactcccggttactttaagttattatattatcagttcagtttcagcttttagttatttcattaccttgcatactcggtacgttatttggtactgacgtcccttttttcggggacgctacatttcatgcgtgcaggtttagacagacagacaggtagacctcctcagtaggtgtagcccgagttcagctttatcagtaagctccacgtccttcggagttgtcgggtctagagttttgtgtataTAAGTTATGGGTagatcggggccctgttccgatcacagtacatccatcagtagaggcttatagacacatcttgtcagttagtgcagtatgtcgggcttgtaggccttgtatgtatattttgttggtttgtcaggtATAGTAGTTGtaacggccttgtcggcctagctttatattgatgtttagtcagcattagcttccgttcagttttatattttttttcgccaattatcttgcaatgtggccacgaccaaagtatgacattatatgttcagagtctcttagtcgcaagttggtacgcaagtataggtgaggcaccgggtgccggtctcgcccgccaggttcggggcgtgataaGAATTAGTGTTTCTGCACCATCAGTGGTTCCCAAATGCAAACCAAGCGCGGTTGTGATGTTGAATTTGCGATGAAGATGTTGCAATTGCGACGTATGCAACTGGGTAAAAGGGAACATTTTCGAGATTAACTCTTTTATTGTATTTTTGAGACATAGACTATATAAGGAGGCAATTTCTGTGAGGGTTTTCTTTTCAAATTCAAAGATTAGTGattttaattttgttttaatttatttcCATAATTTTTCATAGCTTTTTATCCCAAAATCTAGGATTTTAGTGAGTAGAAATAGGATTTTGGGTAGTAACCTATGAAAGTGAATTATGAAAatatagacctcaaattgagatcggatctcaaaataaaatacatatttggactcggtGAAGAATGGGTAATCAGGGATTAGTCTTAATTTTAGATTTCGATCATGTGAGCCCTAGTTGGCTTTTTATTGGCttttcaaaatatgataaagatCAAACCATTTGAGTATTATTTGACTACATTCGAATTGTTAGGAAGattgttctaaaggaaaagcgATGTTGGAGAGTTAGTGTGTTTCGGAaggaggtaagtatcttgtttaACCTTGATTTAAGAGAATTAGGTTGTACTTGGATCTATTTGCTAAGTACTAAATGTGTTGGGGGCGACGCATATGCAGACAAATACATATGTGTTTGTCATGGCTAAATCATGCGGGTGGAATTAGCCTTCTTCATGTCTTGTTTGCTTCATGCATCATCCTCTTATGCTTTATAAAGTTCATGAAACTTATTCTGCAAAAGTTATGTATTATCTCATGTGGTGTATCATGTTGAATCACTCCACTTAATGTTATTTATGCTTATTACCTGCATGAACTGATTTACGTATGCTAGGTGGGTTTCACAACCAAAAATCACAACCAaagggtcgtgatggtgcctaacctacttgctagacaagccaacacaTAACGTTAACAAAATAAGCAAGGCTAATATATAATTGTATAATATCATAAACAAGAGTAAAAGCTCCATAATATATAACAATTCTAAAACCCATGCAGCTGTCATAACACCTGCCAAGACTGGTGTCACTTAGTACACGAGCCACTAAGAGTACTAAATACAAGGTAAGAAATGAAATTCAATATTGTCTTATATAATtaaacaataacaaagataaggAAGGTGACTCCAGAGTTTGCAAACTACCTCAACTCTCCCAGATGTCCAAGCTAATCCCCCTCAGGTCTCCGCTTGGACTAATGCCTGAATCTGTACaataagtacagaagtgtagtatgagtacagccaaCTCAATGTACTAattaagtatcgagcctaaccttgacgagaTAGTGATAAGGCTATTTA from Nicotiana tomentosiformis chromosome 11, ASM39032v3, whole genome shotgun sequence encodes:
- the LOC104117631 gene encoding thaumatin-like protein 1b, coding for MAVTFSMSVIFFMFFLQGSYAANFIIKNNCPYTIWPATLTGQGPQLLTGFELASQASQTLQVPNSWSGRVWARFVCSNDATGKFTCRSGDCGSGQVTCNGNGAAPPASLVEFTLAGFGGKDFYDISLVDGFNLPVSIVPQNRVDCNSTSCPVDINNHGCPDELAVKDPDGGVIGCKSACLAFQQPQYCCTGPYSSPQTCKPTKYSLQFKHLCPQAYSYAYDDATSTFTCTGADYLITFCP